One Spinacia oleracea cultivar Varoflay chromosome 4, BTI_SOV_V1, whole genome shotgun sequence DNA segment encodes these proteins:
- the LOC110790991 gene encoding alpha-1,3-arabinosyltransferase XAT3, whose protein sequence is MEKKEPIFRKLLIFSALPIFILLLFFIHHQQPLSIYTGLQNFGNRKNGVFTDPVDLIKLHLQLRRLVREKDAAKFEATGFAYDVDNFTEICVISKPIVYDEKTSTVYVPSEDETGLTKMMVKPYPRREDPFAMEQVTPVQIIRGNYSSINPPACQITHNVPALFYSFAGFAENPFHAFNEIIIPLFLTSRHFESKVQFVLTDFRGRWYWKYTQVLKKLTLFENIGMDSTKSIHCFPAAVVGLRYHENLAVNSNDAPLGYTMQDVRQFLWNTYNVKVKTTLNLKKPKVLLVSRRGSRIFLNEDEMVNMMEQELGFEVYRALPNETKKLDKFAQIVNSCEIMVGAHGAGLTNAIFLPTGAAMIQMVPLGLNWASDHYFGEPAPGIGLKYIRYKVWRNETSLYEKYGPNHPIVSDAASIWAKGYMAVKEAYVDEQSFRINLDRFKGTLLEALRLMGQSDS, encoded by the exons atggAGAAGAAAGAACCCATTTTCAGAAAGCTGCTCATTTTTTCTGCTCTTCCAATCTTTATTCTTTTGCTCTTCTTCATCCATCATCAACAACCATTATCTATTTATACAG GGTTGCAAAATTTTGGGAATAGGAAAAATGGGGTTTTTACTGATCCTGTTGATTTAATCAAGCTACATTTGCAACTCAGAAGACTGGTTAGAG AGAAAGATGCAGCCAAATTTGAAGCCACAGGATTTGCTTATGATGTTGACAACTTTACTGAAATATGTGTTATAAGCAAGCCAATTGTATATGATGAAAAAACTTCGACTGTTTATGTACCCTCCGAAGATGAAACAGGGCTTACCAAAATGATGGTTAAACCGTATCCAAGAAGGGAAGATCCGTTTGCCATGGAACAGGTTACGCCAGTTCAGATAATCCGTGGAAATTACAGCAGTATCAACCCTCCAGCTTGTCAGATAACACATAATGTACCAGCTTTGTTTTATTCATTCGCGGGATTTGCAGAGAATCCTTTTCATGCTTTTAACGAGATCATAATCCCATTATTCCTCACCAGCCGCCATTTTGAATCTAAGGTGCAGTTTGTACTCACAGATTTTAGAGGACGGTGGTACTGGAAATACACTCAGGTTTTAAAGAAGCTGACTTTGTTTGAGAATATTGGTATGGATTCAACTAAAAGTATCCATTGTTTTCCTGCTGCTGTTGTTGGCCTCAG GTATCATGAAAATCTTGCAGTGAACAGCAACGATGCTCCTTTAGGATACACAATGCAAGACGTGAGACAATTCCTGTGGAACACATACAATGTAAAGGTAAAAACCACACTAAATCTCAAAAAGCCGAAAGTCCTCCTTGTTTCTCGTAGAGGATCAAGAATATTTCTAAACGAAGATGAGATGGTGAATATGATGGAACAAGAGTTGGGTTTTGAAGTTTATAGAGCCTTACCCAACGAAACAAAGAAATTAGACAAATTCGCGCAAATTGTAAACTCGTGTGAGATCATGGTTGGGGCTCATGGGGCAGGGCTAACGAACGCCATATTTCTGCCCACGGGTGCAGCAATGATCCAGATGGTTCCCTTGGGTCTAAACTGGGCTTCTGATCACTACTTTGGTGAACCAGCCCCTGGCATCGGACTCAAGTACATCAGATATAAGGTTTGGCGCAATGAGACTTCGCTGTATGAAAAGTACGGTCCAAATCATCCAATTGTATCTGATGCAGCTTCTATTTGGGCTAAAGGATATATGGCAGTTAAAGAAGCTTATGTTGATGAGCAAAGTTTTAGAATTAATCTAGATAGGTTTAAGGGGACACTTCTTGAAGCATTGAGGCTAATGGGACAGTCAGATTcctga